The following are encoded together in the Candidatus Zixiibacteriota bacterium genome:
- a CDS encoding prepilin-type N-terminal cleavage/methylation domain-containing protein, with product MKKLRKMLAQDGFSILEVMVGLLIFSLGLLLLMSMLVVSIQSNSWSEMETLSSQLIREKIEQLKSTPEASLNSGSDVVSGVLRSWDISALGTPGLYDVTVAVNWTDIDARDHACSTQTYIKAK from the coding sequence ATGAAAAAACTCAGGAAAATGCTCGCTCAGGACGGCTTCTCGATACTTGAGGTAATGGTCGGTCTCCTTATCTTCAGTCTCGGATTGCTGCTCCTAATGTCGATGCTCGTGGTTTCAATCCAGAGTAACAGTTGGTCGGAGATGGAGACCCTCTCGTCGCAGTTGATAAGAGAGAAGATCGAGCAACTGAAGAGCACGCCGGAAGCGAGTCTCAATTCTGGTAGCGATGTCGTTAGCGGTGTCCTGCGATCCTGGGACATCTCGGCTCTGGGCACGCCTGGTCTTTATGACGTCACGGTCGCAGTCAACTGGACAGATATCGACGCACGCGATCACGCATGCTCCACTCAAACTTACATAAAGGCAAAGTGA